From one Sulfurimonas sp. HSL-3221 genomic stretch:
- a CDS encoding CARDB domain-containing protein has product MRTRPLYLPLFLLPLAAFAIEPQVQIQRPAVSTKVPQKIVPPSSTQQPVEKPDLTVTGITAYTQRGGTILSHVRKLYVNEPLELDATIENVFAYDGHSRKKFKITVQFRYGYSGPVHKEKTIWVTKNLEPGESLTQHIIYGRVKGTPDVLYVKVIADAGHAIAERNENNNADEIEIRIEPRP; this is encoded by the coding sequence ATGCGTACACGCCCTCTTTACCTCCCCCTGTTTCTCTTGCCGCTCGCCGCATTTGCCATAGAGCCCCAGGTGCAGATACAGCGCCCCGCCGTCTCGACCAAGGTGCCCCAGAAAATCGTGCCCCCCTCCTCTACCCAGCAGCCTGTCGAAAAACCGGACCTGACGGTGACCGGTATCACGGCCTATACCCAACGAGGCGGCACCATACTGAGTCATGTCCGCAAGCTCTACGTCAACGAACCCCTTGAACTGGACGCCACCATCGAAAACGTTTTTGCCTATGACGGGCACAGCCGCAAAAAGTTCAAGATCACGGTCCAGTTCAGGTACGGCTACTCCGGCCCCGTGCACAAGGAGAAGACCATCTGGGTGACGAAAAACCTTGAACCCGGGGAGTCCCTCACACAGCACATCATCTACGGCAGGGTCAAAGGTACGCCTGACGTGCTTTACGTCAAAGTCATTGCCGATGCAGGGCATGCCATCGCAGAGCGCAATGAAAACAACAATGCCGACGAAATAGAGATCAGGATAGAGCCGAGACCCTGA
- a CDS encoding KH domain-containing protein, producing the protein MVTDFVAEYARLIASYPEDIRVEMFEGDDMAEIVLYANGADIGKLIGKEGKMIGAIKTVISGCKAKDGKSYRINVEAAE; encoded by the coding sequence ATGGTCACCGATTTCGTCGCCGAATACGCACGTCTCATCGCCTCCTATCCCGAGGACATCCGCGTCGAGATGTTCGAAGGTGACGATATGGCCGAAATTGTCCTCTATGCCAACGGCGCCGATATCGGCAAGCTGATCGGCAAAGAGGGCAAAATGATCGGCGCCATCAAAACCGTCATCTCCGGCTGCAAGGCCAAAGACGGCAAAAGCTACCGCATCAATGTCGAAGCGGCAGAATAA
- the smpB gene encoding SsrA-binding protein SmpB: MGETIAKNKKAYHDYEILEKFEAGLVLKGSEVKGIRAGRVNLKDSFVKIVRGEAFLFNAHIGRLETTHHYYGHEERGSRKLLLHKKEIAKLIAAVEKEGHTIVPLQLYFNRKNIVKIQIAIARGKKLHDKRADMKEKDMKRDIERALKDY; this comes from the coding sequence GTGGGCGAAACGATTGCCAAAAACAAAAAAGCCTATCATGACTACGAGATCCTCGAAAAATTCGAAGCGGGGCTTGTGCTCAAGGGCAGCGAAGTCAAAGGGATTCGGGCCGGACGGGTCAATCTCAAAGACAGCTTTGTCAAGATCGTCAGAGGCGAGGCTTTTTTGTTCAATGCCCATATCGGACGGCTGGAGACGACGCACCACTACTACGGTCACGAGGAGCGCGGCAGCCGGAAGCTCCTGCTGCACAAAAAAGAGATCGCCAAGCTGATCGCCGCCGTCGAAAAAGAGGGGCACACTATTGTCCCGCTGCAGCTCTATTTCAACCGAAAGAACATTGTCAAGATCCAGATCGCCATCGCGCGGGGTAAAAAGCTGCACGACAAGCGCGCCGACATGAAAGAGAAAGATATGAAGCGTGATATCGAACGGGCGCTCAAAGACTATTAG
- the rpsP gene encoding 30S ribosomal protein S16, which produces MTTIRLTRMGRKKQPFYRVAVTDSRKRRDGGWIELIGWYNPMTKEQKIDEERLNYWIGVGATMSDRVKKITGK; this is translated from the coding sequence ATGACAACAATCCGTCTTACCCGTATGGGACGCAAAAAACAGCCTTTCTACCGCGTTGCGGTTACTGACTCCCGCAAACGCCGTGACGGCGGCTGGATCGAACTGATCGGCTGGTACAACCCGATGACCAAAGAGCAGAAGATCGACGAAGAGCGTCTGAACTACTGGATCGGCGTCGGCGCGACAATGAGCGACCGCGTCAAAAAGATCACCGGCAAGTAA
- the trmD gene encoding tRNA (guanosine(37)-N1)-methyltransferase TrmD, whose amino-acid sequence MTFTYVTLFSNLIEGYFQDSILKRAQEKGLFNVSYLNPRDFTTNKHGKVDDTAVGGGAGMVMTPQPLFDTLKQLRENDPDVHIVFATPVGKPFVQNDAKRLAKKSHVAFVSGRYEGIDERVIETFADELFSIGDYILTGGELPSLVMTDAIARNLEGVLGNSESLETESFETHLLEAPSYGKPPLFENMGVPSEFLKGNHSKIAALKIALSECKTKFFRPEQLKRHRKRTLYEK is encoded by the coding sequence GTGACTTTTACCTATGTCACCCTCTTCTCCAACCTGATCGAGGGATATTTCCAGGACTCCATCCTCAAGCGGGCACAGGAGAAGGGACTGTTCAACGTCTCCTACCTCAACCCGCGCGACTTTACGACGAACAAGCACGGCAAGGTCGACGACACCGCCGTCGGCGGCGGGGCCGGGATGGTCATGACCCCGCAGCCGCTCTTCGACACCCTGAAACAACTCCGTGAAAACGATCCGGACGTCCATATCGTTTTCGCAACCCCTGTCGGCAAACCGTTTGTGCAGAACGACGCCAAACGCCTTGCCAAGAAAAGCCATGTCGCATTTGTCAGCGGCCGCTACGAAGGCATAGACGAAAGGGTCATCGAGACCTTTGCGGACGAACTCTTCAGTATCGGTGATTACATCCTGACCGGCGGGGAGCTGCCCTCGCTGGTGATGACAGATGCCATTGCCCGCAACCTCGAAGGCGTACTCGGAAACAGCGAGTCGCTGGAGACGGAAAGCTTTGAGACCCACCTGCTGGAAGCCCCATCCTACGGAAAGCCCCCGCTTTTTGAGAATATGGGCGTGCCATCAGAATTCTTAAAGGGAAACCACAGTAAAATTGCGGCACTCAAAATTGCCTTGTCAGAATGCAAGACTAAATTCTTCAGGCCTGAGCAGCTTAAAAGGCATAGAAAAAGGACATTGTATGAGAAATAA
- a CDS encoding ATP-dependent helicase translates to MEQIFKNLNEQQAEAVKKIDGPLLILAGAGSGKTTTITSRLAYLLDVVGIPASNTLTLTFTNKAAKEMRERALAMIDAKSYPPLLCTFHKFGLLFLKFHIHRLGRENNFVVIDTDDKKRILKKLAGDLPMPLVASEISRYKNSLITPEEAHAQAEQKNYEQIAKVYKEYEAYLVENNLVDFDDLIALTYKLLDEHLELAEETSKRYQYIMIDEYQDTNELQFKLLQKLCSAHNNLCVVGDDDQSIYGWRGAHVRNILEFDQDFQDAMVVKLEHNYRSRTPILTVANALIEHNRSRLGKTLLPTRGEGDDVKMLSSNDENEEASKISLQINKLIGEGIRPNEIAVLYRINALSRSLEEGLNRAGIPYKLVGGLRFYDRAEIKDLISYLRVITNHHDNFSMKRIINKPKRGIGKASIDKLELAAMEQERSLYDLIRLSSTAELEALVRKKNTTTLKQFISELEQMRAIADESLYSFAERLDEIFKIKAFYEAMPDGTERVQNIDEFFGLFRDFIKQNPEASLDAFLNEVSLQSEQDQVEGESIYIMSIHASKGLEFEHLFIIGLEEGFLPLVGDGSDLEEERRLGYVSFTRAKDTLTLSHVQSRYYKGRRTELEKSRFFGEAGLCESSLKIEKNTAFKKGDLVRHKIFGAGRVIGVSKAGREFKLNINFGGNKREILASFVERL, encoded by the coding sequence ATGGAACAAATTTTCAAAAACCTCAACGAGCAGCAGGCCGAAGCCGTCAAGAAGATCGATGGTCCCTTATTGATCCTTGCGGGCGCGGGCAGCGGCAAAACGACGACCATTACCTCGCGGCTTGCCTACCTGCTGGACGTTGTCGGGATCCCGGCGAGCAACACGCTGACGCTGACCTTTACCAACAAAGCGGCCAAGGAGATGCGCGAACGTGCCCTGGCGATGATCGACGCGAAAAGCTACCCGCCGCTGCTGTGCACCTTCCACAAGTTCGGCCTGCTCTTTTTGAAGTTCCATATCCACCGGCTGGGGCGGGAGAACAACTTCGTTGTCATCGATACGGATGACAAGAAGCGGATTCTGAAAAAGCTTGCCGGCGACCTCCCGATGCCCCTCGTGGCCAGCGAGATCTCCCGCTATAAGAACTCCCTGATTACGCCGGAAGAGGCGCATGCCCAGGCGGAGCAGAAGAACTACGAACAGATCGCAAAGGTGTACAAGGAGTACGAGGCGTACCTGGTGGAGAACAACCTGGTGGACTTTGACGACCTGATTGCCCTGACGTACAAACTGCTCGATGAACACCTGGAGCTGGCCGAAGAGACGAGCAAGCGCTACCAGTACATTATGATCGATGAGTACCAGGATACGAACGAACTGCAGTTCAAGCTGCTCCAGAAGCTTTGCAGTGCGCACAACAACCTCTGCGTGGTCGGGGATGACGACCAGAGCATCTACGGCTGGCGCGGGGCGCACGTGCGCAACATCCTGGAGTTTGACCAGGACTTCCAGGACGCCATGGTCGTCAAACTCGAGCACAACTACCGTTCGCGTACGCCGATTCTGACCGTTGCCAACGCGCTGATCGAGCATAACCGCTCCCGCCTGGGCAAGACGCTGCTGCCGACCCGGGGCGAAGGGGATGACGTCAAGATGCTCTCTTCGAATGACGAAAACGAGGAGGCGAGCAAGATCTCTCTGCAGATCAATAAACTGATCGGCGAAGGGATACGCCCCAACGAGATCGCCGTGCTCTACCGCATCAATGCGCTCAGCCGCTCCCTCGAGGAGGGGCTCAACCGCGCCGGGATCCCCTACAAGCTCGTCGGCGGGCTGCGCTTTTACGACCGTGCCGAGATCAAGGACCTGATCAGCTACCTGCGCGTCATCACCAACCACCACGACAACTTCTCGATGAAACGCATCATCAACAAGCCCAAGCGGGGCATAGGCAAGGCGTCCATCGACAAGCTGGAGCTGGCTGCCATGGAGCAGGAGCGTTCCCTATACGATCTTATCCGCCTCAGCAGCACGGCCGAGCTCGAGGCCCTGGTGCGCAAGAAAAACACGACGACCCTCAAACAGTTCATCAGCGAGCTGGAGCAGATGCGCGCGATCGCGGACGAGTCGCTCTACAGTTTCGCCGAGCGTCTTGACGAGATCTTTAAGATCAAGGCCTTCTACGAAGCGATGCCCGACGGCACCGAGAGGGTGCAGAACATCGACGAGTTCTTCGGGCTTTTCCGCGACTTTATCAAGCAGAACCCGGAGGCGAGCCTGGACGCGTTCCTGAACGAGGTCTCCCTGCAGAGCGAACAGGACCAGGTCGAAGGGGAGAGCATCTACATTATGAGTATCCACGCCTCCAAGGGGCTGGAGTTCGAACACCTCTTCATCATCGGGCTCGAAGAGGGGTTCCTCCCCCTTGTCGGGGACGGCAGCGACCTGGAGGAGGAGCGCCGCCTGGGCTACGTCTCCTTTACGCGCGCCAAAGATACGCTGACGCTGTCGCACGTGCAGAGCCGCTACTACAAGGGGCGCCGTACCGAACTGGAGAAGAGCCGCTTCTTCGGCGAAGCGGGACTGTGCGAAAGCTCGCTGAAGATCGAGAAGAACACGGCGTTCAAAAAAGGGGACCTCGTCCGCCACAAGATCTTCGGCGCCGGGCGGGTCATAGGCGTGAGCAAGGCCGGGCGCGAATTCAAGCTCAACATCAACTTCGGCGGCAACAAGCGGGAGATCCTCGCCTCTTTTGTCGAACGCCTCTGA
- the rimM gene encoding ribosome maturation factor RimM (Essential for efficient processing of 16S rRNA) — protein sequence MSKRQNNDRLLHIATLGRTVGLHGEMKLHLFTDFPEQFIPGETFYTKERTPLRFETVNMERELVKLEGIDTPEDAKRFTNVMLYTTYGRTREMCHLDEGEHFWFDLIGCTVTEDGVTLGKVLEIERIGAVDYLQIKTDEALTKQRLPKQFLLPKQPPFVESVDTDAALITAHGAMAILEES from the coding sequence ATGTCGAAGCGGCAGAATAACGACCGGCTGCTGCATATCGCCACGCTGGGCCGCACCGTCGGCCTGCACGGCGAAATGAAGCTGCACCTCTTCACCGATTTTCCCGAACAGTTCATCCCCGGCGAGACCTTCTATACCAAAGAGCGTACCCCGCTGCGGTTTGAAACGGTCAACATGGAGCGCGAACTGGTCAAACTCGAAGGCATCGACACCCCCGAAGACGCCAAACGCTTCACCAACGTCATGCTCTACACGACCTACGGCCGTACCCGCGAAATGTGCCACCTCGATGAGGGGGAGCACTTCTGGTTCGACCTGATCGGCTGCACGGTCACGGAAGACGGTGTGACGTTGGGCAAGGTGCTGGAGATCGAGCGCATCGGCGCGGTTGATTACCTGCAGATCAAGACCGACGAAGCGCTGACAAAGCAGCGGCTGCCCAAGCAGTTCCTGCTTCCCAAACAGCCGCCCTTCGTCGAAAGCGTCGATACCGATGCGGCCCTGATCACCGCACACGGCGCGATGGCCATCTTGGAGGAGTCGTGA
- the cysK gene encoding cysteine synthase A: protein MIASNITELIGNTPLIRLNAPSEQTGATILGKCEFMNPTSSVKDRIGYNMIKTAMDDGIINAQTTIIEPTSGNTGIALASICAALGLKLTLTMPESMSIERRNILKALGAELVLTPAMAGMKGAIEKAEELKESLGNAVILQQFQNPANPAVHIKTTAEEILRDTDGNLDIFVAAVGTGGTLTGTGTRLKEVIPAIEIIAVEPTDSAVLSGGKPGPHKIQGIGAGFVPDVLNTQIYGEVITVSNDDAMATSRMLAKEEGLLVGISAGANVYAAMQVAARPENKGKTIVTILCDTAERYLSTALFSE, encoded by the coding sequence ATGATAGCGTCTAACATCACCGAACTGATCGGCAACACACCGCTGATTCGTCTCAATGCCCCCTCCGAGCAGACCGGAGCGACGATTCTCGGCAAGTGCGAGTTTATGAACCCGACGAGCTCCGTCAAGGACCGGATCGGTTATAACATGATCAAGACGGCGATGGACGACGGTATCATCAATGCCCAGACGACGATCATCGAGCCGACCAGCGGCAACACGGGGATCGCCCTTGCCTCCATCTGCGCGGCGCTGGGGCTGAAACTGACCCTTACGATGCCCGAGTCGATGAGTATTGAACGCCGCAACATCCTTAAAGCCCTCGGCGCGGAGCTCGTCCTGACGCCGGCGATGGCCGGTATGAAAGGCGCCATCGAGAAGGCGGAAGAGCTCAAAGAGAGCCTGGGCAACGCCGTCATCCTGCAGCAGTTCCAGAACCCGGCCAACCCGGCGGTCCACATCAAAACGACGGCCGAAGAGATCCTGCGCGACACGGACGGCAACCTCGATATCTTCGTGGCCGCCGTCGGGACGGGGGGCACACTGACGGGAACGGGCACGCGCCTCAAAGAGGTGATCCCCGCCATCGAGATCATCGCCGTCGAACCGACGGACTCGGCGGTCCTCTCCGGCGGCAAACCGGGCCCGCACAAGATCCAGGGGATCGGCGCGGGCTTCGTGCCGGACGTTCTCAACACGCAGATCTACGGCGAGGTTATCACCGTCAGCAATGACGACGCGATGGCGACGTCGCGGATGCTGGCCAAAGAGGAGGGGCTGCTCGTGGGCATCTCCGCCGGGGCCAACGTCTACGCCGCGATGCAGGTCGCCGCGCGTCCGGAGAACAAGGGCAAGACCATCGTCACCATCCTCTGCGATACGGCCGAACGCTACCTCTCGACGGCACTGTTCAGCGAATAG
- a CDS encoding aminotransferase class IV has translation MPFLETILAEEGRFPYLSWHQQRLERTLKRHDIPKIYDLESRLEAPETGRWRCRVQYDEQMFTYELLPYTPRIITSLQPVTDETITYRDKITERERLDRLFAQRGSADDVLIVQAGLITDTTIANVACFIGGRWLTPKRPLLEGTARARLIEAGKLTCADITLDAARGAERVAVMNALSGFVEVSGGILPPIN, from the coding sequence ATGCCGTTTCTGGAGACGATCCTGGCCGAAGAGGGACGTTTCCCCTACCTGAGCTGGCATCAGCAGCGTCTGGAACGCACGCTGAAACGCCACGATATCCCGAAAATTTACGACCTTGAAAGCCGCCTCGAAGCCCCTGAAACAGGGCGATGGCGCTGCCGTGTCCAGTATGATGAACAAATGTTCACATACGAACTTCTCCCCTATACTCCCCGCATCATCACCTCGTTGCAGCCGGTGACGGACGAGACGATCACCTACCGCGACAAAATAACCGAAAGGGAACGGCTCGACCGGCTCTTTGCCCAGCGGGGCAGTGCGGACGACGTTCTGATTGTGCAGGCGGGGCTCATCACCGATACGACCATCGCCAATGTCGCCTGTTTTATCGGGGGACGGTGGCTGACCCCGAAACGGCCGCTGCTCGAAGGCACGGCGCGGGCCCGGCTGATCGAAGCGGGGAAGCTGACCTGTGCCGACATCACCCTTGACGCGGCACGGGGCGCCGAGCGGGTGGCCGTGATGAATGCCCTGTCAGGCTTTGTCGAGGTGAGCGGTGGTATACTTCCCCCGATTAATTAA
- the truB gene encoding tRNA pseudouridine(55) synthase TruB translates to MNRLFVAYKPSGLSSNQFLRTLKRKYGVKKAGYSGTLDPFAKGVLIIAFGKYTSLFRFLDKTPKRYRATLWLGAHSDTLDIEGVERIDDVAPLPETKVREAVESLQGEQAYPPPIFSAKRINGKRAYDLARAGIPFELETIRSKVYDVKLLHYCHPFVTFEATVSEGTYIRSLGRLVYERLGLEGGSLSMLERLCEGQFVYEGEKPLDIRGALRVPPIEYRGEWRKITLGQPLTRDEFAPGEDGIYRVDDGRELSIFSFDAEGVHYVLNKVAL, encoded by the coding sequence ATGAACCGACTTTTTGTTGCTTATAAGCCCTCCGGGCTCAGTTCCAACCAGTTCCTGCGGACCCTCAAACGCAAGTACGGGGTGAAAAAGGCGGGCTATTCGGGGACCCTCGACCCCTTTGCGAAGGGGGTGCTTATTATCGCCTTCGGCAAATACACCTCACTTTTCCGCTTTCTCGATAAAACCCCCAAGCGCTACCGGGCGACGCTCTGGCTCGGGGCGCACTCCGATACCCTCGATATCGAAGGGGTCGAACGCATCGACGACGTCGCGCCGCTGCCGGAAACAAAGGTCCGGGAGGCCGTCGAATCGCTGCAGGGGGAGCAGGCCTACCCGCCGCCGATTTTCAGTGCCAAACGGATCAACGGGAAGCGCGCCTACGATCTGGCACGGGCGGGCATCCCCTTTGAGCTGGAGACGATCCGCTCAAAGGTCTATGACGTCAAGCTGCTGCACTACTGCCACCCCTTTGTGACCTTCGAGGCAACGGTCTCCGAGGGGACCTATATCCGTTCGCTCGGACGGCTCGTGTACGAGCGGCTCGGCCTCGAGGGGGGATCACTCAGTATGCTCGAGCGTCTTTGCGAGGGGCAGTTCGTCTACGAGGGGGAGAAGCCCCTCGATATCCGCGGCGCGCTGCGGGTTCCACCCATCGAATACCGGGGGGAGTGGCGCAAAATCACCCTGGGGCAGCCGCTGACGCGCGACGAGTTCGCCCCCGGCGAGGACGGCATCTACCGGGTCGACGACGGGCGGGAGCTCTCGATCTTCTCCTTCGACGCCGAGGGCGTGCATTACGTGTTGAACAAGGTGGCATTATGA
- the rplS gene encoding 50S ribosomal protein L19 — protein MRNKYIENFENAQVAEKNVPEFRAGDTVRLAVTIKEGDKTRVQNYEGVCIAMRGQGTGKTITVRKIGANGIGIERVFPIYSDSINEIKVLRRGRVRRAKLFYLRDRAGKSARIKELRK, from the coding sequence ATGAGAAATAAATACATCGAAAATTTCGAAAATGCTCAAGTCGCTGAAAAGAACGTCCCAGAATTCCGCGCCGGTGATACCGTACGCCTCGCTGTTACCATTAAAGAGGGTGACAAAACTCGTGTTCAGAACTACGAGGGTGTATGTATCGCAATGCGCGGTCAGGGAACGGGTAAAACCATCACAGTTCGTAAAATCGGTGCCAACGGTATCGGTATCGAGCGTGTTTTCCCGATCTACAGCGACAGCATCAACGAGATCAAAGTACTTCGCCGCGGACGTGTACGCCGTGCGAAACTCTTCTACCTGCGCGACCGTGCCGGTAAATCTGCACGTATCAAAGAGCTCCGCAAGTAA
- a CDS encoding LysR family transcriptional regulator, whose amino-acid sequence MLKDFAKLQTFLTVVKEKSFSKASAKLGISQPAVTQQIKFIEEYLDTRIVERKKNGIKLTKEGEDLYRIAVKLEKAINTSQKELLKIINKDFTFILGASYAIGNYVIPTYLGAIKEKINNEVYMHVGLSNEIIDELEDKKIDVALIESPVFRDGIIYREWMEDELVLFSNQPLPKYLKKEDFFTFDWVCRDENSHTRKLVSEAFEELEIDCSTFNVIGVVQSPTAVKETIMRSPKDAERPIVSVISRHVIEDEIAEGKLYESRMRNFRVHRKFYIAYSKDRKHDAFVNNVVDFLLTMRM is encoded by the coding sequence ATGCTGAAAGACTTCGCCAAACTCCAAACTTTTTTGACTGTCGTCAAAGAGAAGAGCTTTTCCAAGGCTTCCGCGAAACTGGGCATTTCCCAACCCGCCGTCACCCAACAGATCAAATTTATCGAAGAGTACCTCGATACGCGCATCGTCGAGCGTAAGAAGAACGGCATCAAGCTGACCAAAGAGGGCGAGGACCTTTACCGTATCGCCGTCAAACTCGAAAAAGCGATCAACACAAGCCAAAAAGAGCTGCTCAAGATCATCAATAAAGACTTCACTTTCATCCTCGGCGCTTCCTACGCGATCGGGAACTATGTCATCCCGACCTACCTGGGCGCCATCAAAGAGAAGATCAACAACGAGGTCTATATGCATGTCGGCCTCTCCAACGAGATCATCGACGAGCTCGAAGACAAGAAGATCGATGTCGCGCTGATCGAGTCACCGGTCTTCCGCGACGGGATCATCTACCGCGAATGGATGGAGGACGAACTGGTGCTCTTCTCCAACCAGCCGCTGCCCAAGTACCTGAAGAAAGAGGACTTCTTCACCTTCGACTGGGTCTGCCGCGACGAGAACTCCCACACCCGCAAGCTCGTCTCCGAAGCCTTCGAAGAGCTTGAGATCGACTGTTCGACGTTCAACGTCATCGGGGTCGTGCAGTCGCCGACGGCGGTCAAAGAGACGATCATGCGCTCTCCGAAAGACGCCGAGCGCCCGATCGTATCGGTCATCTCCCGCCACGTTATCGAGGACGAGATTGCCGAGGGCAAACTGTACGAATCACGCATGCGCAACTTCCGCGTCCACCGCAAGTTCTACATCGCCTACTCCAAAGACCGCAAGCACGACGCCTTCGTCAACAACGTCGTCGACTTCCTGCTCACCATGCGGATGTAA
- a CDS encoding sensor histidine kinase, which yields MNLFARLFDKISRYRPTTIIIWATLVSTTVSFVLAGGIFYLFMGELLPIVAFLSILMPLLLTPTILSAVLNLMLRMERYKTALEEEIEKNHAKDLLLFEQERFVLMGEMLSNISHQWRQPLNAVNLTLLSLKLAQATGKLDDETLDQAFETIEQNTLYLSDTIEDFRSFFQNRAPTKILPLKQIVSEMEGIVAPLLKGARITLRVEKTDALEANHLEIATAISQVLLNLISNAKDALEGYDTPSKQITLLFNKNGEGMTITVSDNGPGIAPEVKPKIFDPYFTTKKQMKGSGIGLHMSRQIIEKIFAGAIAVDTSKTGTTFSIFLPYSEHCRLVAVAPMPEGQA from the coding sequence ATGAATCTTTTTGCCCGTTTATTCGACAAAATCAGCCGCTACCGCCCGACAACAATCATCATATGGGCCACCCTGGTTTCGACCACCGTCTCCTTCGTCCTGGCAGGCGGTATCTTCTATCTTTTTATGGGCGAGCTGCTTCCCATTGTCGCGTTTCTCTCCATTCTGATGCCTCTGCTGCTGACCCCGACGATCCTCTCCGCCGTCCTCAACCTGATGCTGCGCATGGAGCGCTACAAAACGGCGCTCGAAGAGGAGATCGAAAAAAACCACGCGAAAGATCTGCTCCTGTTCGAACAGGAGCGCTTCGTCCTGATGGGTGAGATGCTCTCAAACATCTCCCACCAGTGGCGCCAGCCCCTCAACGCCGTCAACCTCACCCTCCTGTCACTCAAGCTCGCCCAGGCAACGGGGAAGCTCGACGATGAGACCCTGGACCAGGCCTTTGAAACGATTGAGCAGAACACCCTCTATCTCTCTGATACTATCGAAGACTTCCGCTCCTTTTTCCAAAACCGGGCCCCGACGAAGATCCTGCCCCTGAAACAGATCGTTTCGGAGATGGAGGGGATCGTCGCCCCGCTGCTCAAAGGCGCCCGCATCACGCTGCGGGTTGAAAAAACCGATGCCTTGGAGGCCAACCATCTGGAGATCGCGACCGCCATCTCGCAGGTGCTGCTGAACCTCATCAGCAACGCCAAAGACGCCCTGGAGGGTTATGACACGCCATCCAAACAGATCACGCTTTTGTTCAACAAGAACGGGGAAGGGATGACCATTACGGTGTCGGACAACGGCCCCGGCATCGCCCCCGAGGTCAAACCGAAGATCTTCGACCCCTACTTCACGACAAAGAAACAGATGAAAGGGAGCGGTATCGGGCTGCACATGAGCCGCCAGATCATCGAAAAGATCTTTGCCGGCGCCATCGCCGTCGACACCTCCAAGACGGGAACGACCTTCAGTATCTTCCTTCCCTACTCCGAGCACTGCCGGCTCGTGGCGGTAGCGCCTATGCCGGAGGGACAGGCCTGA
- a CDS encoding 4-(cytidine 5'-diphospho)-2-C-methyl-D-erythritol kinase, which yields MKHYKAPAKVNIFLKITGKRGEYHEILSRFMVVEQLHDLLYFFPKEEEEEFVIDGDFACTTEQNTIYKAYRALLEATGSTELERLMQTHGIAVNKHIPAFAGLGGGSSDAATYLKMCNEVLHLGLDVSELAAIGAKVGADVPFFVYGYPSANISGIGEIVEPFAEAPLQLETRTPPIEISTPAVYNRFREGFYKELSDEAYDYYAQTDSKTLLLELSADDANDLFEPALSLYPELKEHFRHGWFFSGSGSSFFRPVPPA from the coding sequence ATGAAACATTACAAGGCACCGGCGAAGGTAAACATCTTCTTGAAGATCACAGGCAAGCGCGGGGAGTACCACGAGATCCTCTCGCGCTTTATGGTGGTGGAGCAGCTGCACGACCTGCTCTACTTCTTTCCCAAGGAGGAGGAGGAGGAGTTCGTCATCGACGGCGATTTTGCCTGTACGACGGAGCAGAATACGATCTACAAAGCCTACCGTGCCCTGTTAGAGGCGACAGGGTCGACGGAACTCGAGCGGCTGATGCAGACCCACGGCATTGCCGTCAACAAGCACATTCCCGCCTTTGCGGGCCTGGGCGGGGGCAGTTCGGACGCGGCGACATACCTGAAGATGTGCAACGAGGTGCTGCACCTGGGGCTGGACGTCAGCGAGCTGGCCGCAATCGGGGCAAAAGTAGGGGCGGACGTCCCCTTTTTCGTTTACGGCTATCCGAGCGCAAACATCTCGGGCATCGGCGAGATCGTCGAGCCCTTTGCGGAGGCGCCGCTGCAGCTCGAGACGCGCACGCCGCCGATCGAGATCAGCACCCCGGCCGTCTATAACCGCTTCCGGGAGGGCTTTTACAAGGAGCTCTCCGACGAGGCCTATGACTACTATGCACAGACCGATTCGAAAACGCTGCTCTTGGAGCTGAGCGCCGACGACGCGAACGACCTTTTCGAACCGGCGCTGTCGCTCTACCCGGAGCTCAAAGAGCATTTCCGCCACGGCTGGTTCTTCTCCGGCAGCGGCAGCAGTTTTTTCAGGCCTGTCCCTCCGGCATAG